One window from the genome of Streptococcus salivarius encodes:
- a CDS encoding TraX family protein, with product MKRLSLSGFQLKYIALITMVFDHIHYFFDYTGKIPIWFTMIGRLAAPLFLFAVIEGFVHTHNRKKYFLKIYALAILMGLIQFGFYNFLHPLVRPDGFFPQNMMLSSFAILLVALQGIAWIQEKKYLKGIPTLLFPLLLPWLLVPFYLLGQNKPVFTLFINLLNYTVFPTHTSISDGGTWLLLTGIAMYLCHKNLKKEVLAFVSVSLVWVLMAIVLSRPSFHDLMFKYIEWMEIFAAPLMLCYNGQRGKGSKYLFYVFYPTHIYLLYALSVIFYR from the coding sequence ATGAAACGTTTAAGTCTATCAGGTTTCCAACTCAAATATATAGCCCTCATTACTATGGTATTCGACCATATTCATTATTTTTTTGACTATACAGGGAAAATACCTATTTGGTTTACTATGATTGGGAGATTAGCGGCACCCTTGTTCCTTTTTGCTGTGATTGAAGGTTTCGTTCATACACACAATCGAAAGAAATACTTCCTAAAGATTTATGCTTTAGCAATTTTGATGGGATTGATTCAGTTTGGGTTTTATAATTTTTTACATCCTCTTGTGAGACCAGATGGTTTCTTTCCACAAAATATGATGCTGTCGTCATTTGCTATCTTGCTCGTTGCTCTTCAAGGTATCGCTTGGATTCAAGAAAAGAAATATCTAAAAGGAATCCCAACCTTACTTTTCCCATTGCTGCTTCCATGGTTATTGGTACCTTTTTATCTGTTAGGTCAAAACAAACCAGTCTTTACTTTATTCATAAATTTACTTAATTACACAGTGTTTCCAACTCATACGTCTATCAGTGACGGGGGAACGTGGTTACTTTTGACTGGTATCGCTATGTATCTTTGTCATAAGAATCTTAAGAAAGAAGTGCTTGCTTTTGTGAGTGTTAGTCTTGTTTGGGTACTAATGGCGATTGTTCTAAGCAGACCTTCTTTTCACGATTTAATGTTTAAATACATTGAATGGATGGAAATATTTGCAGCTCCTTTAATGCTTTGTTATAACGGTCAAAGAGGGAAAGGGTCAAAATATTTGTTCTATGTCTTTTACCCAACCCATATTTATCTACTTTACGCCTTGTCAGTTATCTTCTATAGATGA